Proteins encoded in a region of the Pseudomonas viciae genome:
- a CDS encoding DUF2790 domain-containing protein, with protein sequence MNTKAVYAACLFAALNICTLSARAESDVQAQTYAYGTHLDIQKVLSLSEDAEPTCGVVNARMTYLDSAGHQQALDYRKLADNCNDGS encoded by the coding sequence ATGAACACCAAAGCCGTCTACGCCGCCTGCCTTTTCGCCGCGCTGAACATCTGCACCTTGTCGGCCCGGGCCGAGAGTGACGTCCAGGCGCAAACCTATGCCTACGGCACCCACCTTGATATCCAGAAAGTGCTGTCGCTGTCCGAAGACGCCGAGCCGACCTGCGGCGTGGTGAATGCCCGGATGACCTACCTGGACTCGGCGGGCCACCAGCAGGCGCTGGACTACCGCAAGTTGGCCGACAACTGCAATGACGGAAGCTGA
- a CDS encoding ATP-binding protein — translation MSLPLHWPRTLASRLSLIFLIGLILAQGLSFGAQYYERYQTAKSTMLGNLETDVSTSVAILDRLPAIERQAWLPKLIRPNYGYRLDEGQPGQPMDLASAPVSVSSIQEAIGQAYPLTFTDIPGPQKHYQAHLRLNDGSPLTIDVRPAMMPLSPWLPVVLLGQLVLLIGCTWLAVRIAVGPLTRLADAVETLDPNAHSVRLDEKGPTEVVHAAKAFNSMQDRIATYLKERMQLLAAISHDLQTPITRMKLRAEFMDDGIEKDKLWSDLSEMEHLVREGVAYARSIHGATEASCRISLDAFLDSLVFDYQDTGQDVQLSGKNASVIDTRPHALRRVLVNLVDNALKFGGAAQIQVLLADNGQLAIQVLDRGPGINEQELAEVLKPFYRVESSRNRETGGTGLGLAIAQQLAHAMGGSLTLSNRDGGGLCAELRLSHC, via the coding sequence ATGAGTCTGCCGCTGCATTGGCCGCGCACCCTGGCTTCGCGGCTGTCGCTGATTTTCCTGATCGGGCTGATCCTGGCCCAGGGCCTGTCGTTTGGCGCCCAGTACTACGAACGCTACCAAACCGCCAAGTCGACCATGCTCGGCAATCTGGAAACCGATGTCTCGACCTCTGTCGCCATCCTCGACCGCCTGCCGGCCATCGAGCGCCAGGCCTGGCTGCCCAAACTCATCCGGCCCAACTACGGTTACCGACTCGATGAAGGCCAGCCCGGCCAGCCGATGGACCTTGCCAGCGCACCGGTGTCGGTGAGTTCGATCCAAGAGGCCATCGGCCAGGCCTACCCCCTGACCTTCACCGACATTCCCGGGCCGCAGAAGCACTATCAGGCCCATCTGCGCCTGAACGACGGCAGTCCGCTGACCATCGATGTAAGGCCGGCGATGATGCCCCTCTCCCCCTGGCTGCCGGTGGTGTTGCTGGGGCAGTTAGTGCTGTTGATCGGCTGCACCTGGTTGGCCGTGCGCATCGCCGTCGGCCCGCTGACCCGATTGGCCGACGCGGTGGAAACCCTCGACCCGAACGCTCACAGCGTGCGCCTGGACGAAAAAGGCCCGACCGAAGTGGTGCATGCCGCCAAGGCGTTCAATTCCATGCAGGATCGCATCGCCACCTACCTCAAGGAGCGCATGCAGTTGTTGGCGGCGATTTCCCATGATCTGCAGACCCCCATCACGCGCATGAAGCTACGCGCCGAGTTCATGGACGACGGCATTGAAAAGGACAAGCTGTGGAGCGACCTGAGTGAAATGGAGCACCTGGTGCGTGAAGGCGTGGCCTATGCCCGCAGCATCCACGGCGCCACCGAAGCCAGTTGCCGCATTAGCCTGGATGCGTTTCTCGACAGCTTGGTATTCGACTACCAGGACACCGGACAGGACGTGCAGTTATCCGGGAAAAACGCGTCCGTCATAGACACCCGGCCCCATGCTCTGCGCCGGGTGCTGGTCAACCTGGTGGACAATGCATTGAAGTTTGGCGGTGCTGCCCAGATCCAGGTGCTCCTCGCTGACAACGGGCAATTGGCGATCCAGGTATTGGACCGTGGCCCAGGCATCAATGAACAGGAACTGGCCGAGGTGCTAAAGCCGTTCTACCGGGTAGAAAGTTCACGCAACCGGGAAACCGGCGGCACAGGATTGGGCCTGGCCATCGCCCAGCAACTGGCCCATGCCATGGGCGGTTCACTGACCTTGAGCAACCGCGACGGCGGCGGGCTGTGTGCCGAGCTGCGGCTGAGCCACTGCTGA
- a CDS encoding response regulator produces MDHVDHVLIVDDDREIRELVGNYLKKNGLRTTVVADGRQMRAFLETTPVDLIVLDIMMPGDDGLVLCRELRAGKHKATPVLMLTARNDETDRIIGLEMGADDYLVKPFAARELLARINAVLRRTRMLPPNLVVTESGRLLAFGRWRLDTTARHLLDSDGTMVALSGAEYRLLRVFLDHPQRVLNRDQLLNLTQGRDADLFDRSIDLLVSRLRQRLLDDAREPAYIKTVRSEGYVFSLPVEILEASV; encoded by the coding sequence ATGGATCATGTCGATCACGTGTTGATAGTGGATGACGATCGCGAGATCAGAGAGCTGGTGGGCAACTACCTGAAAAAGAACGGCCTGCGCACCACGGTGGTTGCCGATGGCCGGCAGATGCGCGCTTTTCTGGAAACCACCCCGGTGGACCTGATCGTGCTGGACATCATGATGCCGGGCGATGACGGCCTGGTGCTGTGTCGGGAACTACGCGCCGGCAAGCACAAGGCCACGCCGGTGCTGATGCTCACCGCTCGCAACGACGAAACCGACCGCATCATCGGCCTGGAAATGGGCGCCGACGATTACCTGGTCAAACCCTTCGCCGCCCGTGAGCTGCTGGCACGGATCAACGCCGTGCTACGCCGCACCCGCATGCTGCCGCCGAACCTGGTGGTCACTGAAAGCGGTCGCCTGTTGGCCTTCGGGCGCTGGCGCCTGGACACCACCGCCCGCCATCTGCTGGATTCCGACGGCACCATGGTCGCCCTGAGCGGTGCCGAATATCGTTTGTTGCGGGTGTTCCTCGACCATCCGCAGCGGGTGCTCAACCGCGACCAGTTGCTTAACCTGACCCAGGGCCGGGACGCCGATCTGTTCGATCGCTCCATTGATCTGCTGGTCAGTCGTCTGCGCCAGCGCCTGCTGGACGATGCCCGGGAGCCGGCCTACATCAAGACAGTGCGCAGCGAGGGTTATGTGTTCTCGCTGCCGGTGGAGATCCTCGAGGCGTCGGTATGA
- a CDS encoding YbdD/YjiX family protein: MFNDLSRLGKYLGQAARLMVGMPDYDNYVEHMQTKHPDKPMMDYEAFFRERQEARYGGKGGPKCC, translated from the coding sequence ATGTTCAATGACTTGAGTCGCCTCGGTAAATACCTCGGTCAGGCCGCGCGCCTGATGGTCGGCATGCCCGACTACGACAACTACGTCGAGCACATGCAAACCAAGCACCCGGACAAGCCGATGATGGACTACGAGGCGTTCTTTCGAGAGCGCCAGGAGGCCCGTTACGGTGGCAAGGGTGGGCCCAAGTGCTGTTGA